The nucleotide window ATAGTCCCCTTTCCAAGCAGTCTTTTTGTTTTTCAGCTACAAGGCAACTAATTCCTTATTTTAGGCTTTCTGCTCTGTTGGGGTAGGGGCTGCGGCCGCAGGCGCTTCAACTTTAGGCGCTTCTGTCTGTGGCTTAGGCGCATCAAGGGAGCTTATTATTACCCGGACACTGCAACCGATATATCTGTTTAGTTTTTTTGGGACGTATATATGGCCGCCTTTCCCAAATTT belongs to Candidatus Parvarchaeota archaeon and includes:
- a CDS encoding DUF2080 family transposase-associated protein; the protein is MTEILETTIKKFGKGGHIYVPKKLNRYIGCSVRVIISSLDAPKPQTEAPKVEAPAAAAPTPTEQKA